Within Quercus lobata isolate SW786 chromosome 5, ValleyOak3.0 Primary Assembly, whole genome shotgun sequence, the genomic segment ACACGCTTCGTTAGGGCCCAGTtctgtaacccactctctacaaattcattgtctaggacTCTTTAGGCTAGAACCCCATAACTGTTGGGCCCAGGTCCCGAATCaagaccctacaattggcgccgtctgtggggagaactcGTGCCTCGACAAGTAAAACCGttagaaatggaaggatcaggtccgCGCCAAACGGGACACACAGACTCCCAACGGCAAGACAACTTCTTGAACCTCGAATGGGAGAGAGATCAAGACAAGCAGCGAGAGGGTAGTGTAAACACCTCCCACACGAGCAGAAGTCGCTCATAAGGGAAAGGTCACGCATCCCATAAGCGAAACGATCATAGGGCTCTATAGCAAGAAATCGAcgacttgaagaagaagttaCGCCGAGCGCAGCGAAAGCGTCCTTCACCCGGCTCGAACGCTAGCGATGAGGAGGACAATGAGTACAAGCGGAGATCGAGAACCCctccaagtgaaaccttttcctacgagGAAGAGCAACCTCGCAAACGCGGccacaaaagcccatcttacCAGGGCCTAGCAAACGACgccatgagtaaggccctgGACCGCATCTCCTAGTCGCCCTTCACGCGTAGGATAGAGGGGGCTGagcttcctcggcggttccacCAACCCACTTTTGCTATATATAATGGTCGAACAGACCCAGTAGAGCACGTAAGCCAGTTTAACTAGAGGATGACCGTCCATTCCAGGGACGAGGTgttgatgtgcaaagtgtttccgtccagcttgggacccatggcgatgagatggtttgatagCCTCAAGCCAAACTCCATAAACTCTTTTAAGCAGCTGACACAGGCTTTTGGTTCTCGCTTCATAACTAGCAGCAGAGTCCCTCGGCCCCTAGATTCCTTcctgtccttgtccatgcgagaaggagAGACCCTGAAGGCCTACTCAGACAGATATtgggaaatgtataatgagatagagggaAATTACGATGGCGTCGTCATTAGCACATTCAGGGGGGGCCTGTCGACAGAGCATGGTTTAAGGAAGTCCTTGACAAGGAAACCGGTCACTAGCGTGCACCAACTCATGGACATAATTGACAAGTACAAGAGAGTCGAAGAAGACCAACAGACGAGAAAGGGCaaagcgaaggttgtccctc encodes:
- the LOC115990285 gene encoding uncharacterized protein LOC115990285 — translated: MAMRWFDSLKPNSINSFKQLTQAFGSRFITSSRVPRPLDSFLSLSMREGETLKAYSDRYWEMYNEIEGNYDGVVISTFRGGLSTEHGLRKSLTRKPVTSVHQLMDIIDKYKRVEEDQQTRKGKAKVVPQERRDFRLDRFNSSNWPRRDYSE